AGGTGTGTAGTTGTGCTCAGCATGAGCTGAGGGCCTTACAGAATTTGCCATTATAATGTAGAACGTTTTTGTAAATCATCCTGTCAGGCTTTCTTCCAGGATGAAATATTTGTAAAGAAGTGTCTGTTCTTAAGATCGGTTAGTAACAAGACAAGGACACATAACAGAAACATTTTGTGCTGAGATTCTGCCTTTTTTGTTTTAGTGATATATGGTCAGCCAAATGTAGGTCTGTATTCTGTGACAGTTGAGTAGGACAGCAAATGTGGCTGCAGACACCTGATGCTAAATGATCTGGGAGGGGCTTGGGTATCAAAGATGTTGGGGGAATAGACATTCTACACCCTTTTCAATGTGCTATGCTTTGGAATATGGAAAGTGGAGGTTTTACCAAGTTGTGAATGAAAGAGGAAATGGAACAATGTTGTTTGCATATTTTGTATAAGGTATACTCAGTCAGGTTTGGACTGTTTTCTGTCAGGAAGTAGTTTTGACAATCCTGCTAAAATGAACACAGCTCACTTCAAACTGCACAATATGTAAGTACAATAAGTAGCCTAGCTTATTGCTTACAATACTCAGGGCTCTTTTAAATATAAGTTATTTTTGTCCATGGCAGCTGTTTTGCTTTTGGGTTGATTTTGAATGTGTGTTCTCAGTGTTTGAGTGTGCCTACGCCCAGCTAGTCCTCCCCTGGTACTGCGTCCCTGAGCCCTGTGATAGTCAGCTCCTGCACAGGGTGCTGTGGAGGGAGTTTGACCAAGTCATTGATCAAGTCATCAGCAGAGGCAAAGACTTTGACGTCTGCTCAGCAAGTGTGGGCTGCATTCGCATCCTGACCCAGCACCTCCATAGTGCCAAACAGTCTGATAGGTAACGCCGCTCTCCTGAAGTCACTTGTAGAATAGGTATTAAGTTGCCGTTCTCCAGCTATATCACTTGCCTATACTGTTGAATTGGTTTATGTATATTTTAATGTTTAGGATAAATCATTATCAAAGTTCTGAAATTCAAACTTTTTTTATTGGGTGTAATGCATGTTTTTGATTGATTTCATGTGACCAAGCTAGGGAACTATGTATGTTTTCACATGTTGGAACAATGGCCTGTATTTAGGTGATAGAATTTATTGCTAATACGTTTGTAATACTCTGTCCTAATGTAATTTATCTACATAGTAATACTGTCATTAGTCCAAAAAGGCTTTTTTTATtgactttgtctctgtctgtttgtctctttttGTCTCAGAGAACCATTGTTCAGCTCTAGGGGAGAGGAGGTTGAAGTTCTAAGAGTCTTCTCTGAAGCACTGGTGCGAAACCTTTTCCCTCAGTCTCTATGGGGACTGCCAGTCAGCCACTGTGCCTTAAATGAGATTGTTGCCTTAAAAGGTAAACCCCACAACATAAGCCTATCAGTGCCTCAGTTTTCTCTCATTGCTCAACTTTTGAAAACGAGAATAAATTAGCATCAAACATTATCATTCCATCATGGATAGAGGTACTGCACATACTGTGCTACAACTAAAAGAAGGGCTCTCCTTAGAGGATAGCTAAAACAGTGTGTTATCATCGAAACCTACTGATAATGGTTCGTGGCCTTCAGTGGCTCTGATCACAGGAGTCAGTGAAATGAGTTGAACCATTACTAAGCCATAAATGTAATTGTAAGGGATTTTACTGTTGTAGATAAAATATTAACTTCTATATTCTGCATCTGTAACTTTTATTGGATTAAATGAGCCTTGAAATGTATCACTTTTTTTGTTGCCCGGGAGACATGGACAGTGGTGGATACTGGAGGTGTCCATTAGTATAACAGTGAAACCAGTGGAAAGTGTCACAGTAATTCTGAGACtaagtgtgtgttttttttcctaTGTATATTGAACATGGCTTTGTCCTACCATAATAGTTTACTCTGAATAGCCCTTCACATTGACTTTGTCATCCGTGCCCTAAGTGCTGGACCTGCTGGTGCAGTGGCTATCAGACCCAGACAACCTCAACCAGCTGGTGGTGAGTCAGCTGGATGGAGTGACCCCCAAGAGCTCTGTGGAAGAGCTGTGTGAGTCTAACTCTGATGGGGCCTCTCCAGCCGCCCTGGAGAGCCAGACCAGTGACGCGTGAGTGACCCTTTTCTTACCAGGCTGCTTCTTTTTTTTATTTGGTAGACACGCTTCAGTGTTGTTAGGGTGATGTGCCGACAACACCAATAAATAAATTGTGCTCTGATTTTGTTTGGTTGCCATTTTAGAACACTGGAAGAAACCGAGAATGCTCAAACCGGTGACGGCAAGTCCAAAAAGAAAGGTGTGGGTGTGTTTATTTGGAACAATAACTAGGCTAAATTGAAACTTTGTTTGGCACAAACAACATTCAATGGATCAAAATAAAGTTAATTTAGTTTGTGTCCAGTTGTTTCTGTTTGTGCCGTGACGTTTTAAttttttatgttttgtttttgtttccttTGTGCCTTAAGGTTCTTGCAGTTTGCAGTCAACCTGTGACACAGTAAAGGCCACGGAAATGTGGACACTTCGCTAATTGGATATGTGTTGTTTTTCCAGCCAACAAATTGAAGGAAGGCTGGTCTAAAATCCTTGACAAGATGAAATCGAAGAAAGATAAAAGGAAGAAGATGAAGAAAAAGGAGCAGGTGCTGGTGGTCAGAGCCAAGTCTATCCAGGATTGTCCATCAAAGGAAAGTGAAGGTAGTAGCCGGGAGTGTTCCATCCAGAGCCAGCAGGACCCCGACAGCGTAAGGACACTGCACCAGATAGAGCAGGTCTGCAGTCAGCACTGCACTATTCACTCTGCTCTAATCTTTTTCATAGTAAATGTTATAGATTTTATCAATTTTATTTGATATCTTACAGACAGTACATGTTTTGCCATCTATCCAATAGAAGGTAAACATGAAAGCCTTATTTCTGGATGCCCTCTGAGGTTGAAACGTAACACGGCTGACATTAGGTTTTGTAATTGTTTTGGTTCACCAGGAGGATGGTGATCTGGAGAGCTACATGACCAGCGTACAAGAAGAAATGATGGAATTCAAGCTGTCATATGAGATGTGGCGGGTTGGCCACTGGGCTGTCAGCGTCCCTCATGTAAGTCACAAATCACACACAAGTCACTGGAATGCAACTACTGCTCAATATGAAAGTGCGTTTTGTGAAGACGTGTCCTTGGTCGTTCTGTGATCTAATAATGATTGTGCCAGAATGGTGTGTAAAGTAAGATGTTACTGTCTGCAGATGGAGAGGGAAAATGAGGAGATGTGTTTTACAGTTCACCTAGAAGAGAGGGATAACCCTGAGAACCTTCACTGGGATGTAAAGAAGACCCAGACGGACATCATCCATTTCCGCAACCTATGGCAGGTTAGAGATGGATGAagagggagaagaaaaaaaacagtgcTGTTGTCAAAACATACTGCTGTAAAAGTTTGGAATGCATCAGATACTGCACAGTTTAATTTCATCTCTGACATCTTATGGATGTTGTACAATTAGATAAAAACATTGCAGGTTCTAATAGTCTGAGTGCCCTCTCTTTTGACAGTAGTCTCTTTTGCATCCTCTATGGAGCCATATCATATAGTTATGTcacacatcattcttaaatatcTTTCATggtttgtgttttttgttttgtagGACTCTGCTAATTTACCCTCCCTATCCGTGTTAGAGGCAAGCACTGAGAGTAATAGCGAGGATTGTAGAGAAGCCAAAACGTCCCTCAAAGTCTTCTTACAGGTACACTGGCACACTTCAGACACGAGCAGAAATGCACATGGTATAATAAAAAATGCATGTCTTAATCTCCATGCCCTCTCCAGGAGCTGGTCTCTGATGCTCTGATGGGCCACACTCAGCCAGTGTTTCAGTTTCTGTGTCCTCTGGACAAGCTGCTGAGTGAAGAGGAGCATGTAGGGGGAGTGTGGGGTCTCCTCAGTGGCCTGGCCTACTTCCTGTCTCCAGGGCAAGAGGAAGATGAGGTATGCATTTTAATTACATGTTGAGCAAGGCCTTCAAGATCATCTTGTATCATAATGGGTCACCACAAATGACAAATAATGCCCTCTGCTGGTGCATTAAGAAATCACAGCAGCTGTGAATCTTAAGCAGTCAGTCTGTATTTGTAAAGGTATTGCAATGCACATTGCATTTTTCAGGACAAGCACAACACTCTTCAAAGAGGGACCAAATCAGATGATTCCAACACAACTGAGAATGCAGACTCAACTGCAACTGAGAAGCTGAATGAAAACATTGGTGATACAAGGGATGGTTCTCTTTCAGAACCAAGTCCCATTGAGTGCTGCAGAGGTAAAGTGATGGTGCCAGTAGAGAAATCAGACTGTTTGGTTAATGCAGGCAAAACCGAGGACAAAAAAGAGGAATCGGAGAACCCTGTAACTTCTCACCTAAAGATGATCAACAAAGAACTATCCAGATCAGAGGAGTGTCTGGCCCAAACAAAATCGGACAACCCTGAAGACCAGACCGACTCTGTCTGTAGGCCGCGACATTTCAGTCAAAATGGAGGCTCGCAATATGACTTCACTGACAGTCCGTCATGGTGTTATTTAGTTGGAAAGTCAAATAAAAAGGATAAACTCACTTTCAAAATGTCAGGAGGGATCCACAGGAGTAGAGTAAAGGACATGGGGAGTCAGTCAAAATTAGAAGACTCGCAGTGTTTGAAAAAG
This genomic stretch from Oncorhynchus tshawytscha isolate Ot180627B linkage group LG21, Otsh_v2.0, whole genome shotgun sequence harbors:
- the si:rp71-46j2.7 gene encoding uncharacterized protein si:rp71-46j2.7 isoform X1 — translated: MYLWRFSIAMILGLVWYFSDCGQVVAQIVLCLLFWPSTPNFFIKTGRESGTQTYDVAEDNSFQETLKHEHLGCGVTDTTSTKAKTSQETQFPHVKRSLQQVFECAYAQLVLPWYCVPEPCDSQLLHRVLWREFDQVIDQVISRGKDFDVCSASVGCIRILTQHLHSAKQSDREPLFSSRGEEVEVLRVFSEALVRNLFPQSLWGLPVSHCALNEIVALKVLDLLVQWLSDPDNLNQLVVSQLDGVTPKSSVEELCESNSDGASPAALESQTSDATLEETENAQTGDGKSKKKANKLKEGWSKILDKMKSKKDKRKKMKKKEQVLVVRAKSIQDCPSKESEGSSRECSIQSQQDPDSVRTLHQIEQEDGDLESYMTSVQEEMMEFKLSYEMWRVGHWAVSVPHMERENEEMCFTVHLEERDNPENLHWDVKKTQTDIIHFRNLWQDSANLPSLSVLEASTESNSEDCREAKTSLKVFLQELVSDALMGHTQPVFQFLCPLDKLLSEEEHVGGVWGLLSGLAYFLSPGQEEDEDKHNTLQRGTKSDDSNTTENADSTATEKLNENIGDTRDGSLSEPSPIECCRGKVMVPVEKSDCLVNAGKTEDKKEESENPVTSHLKMINKELSRSEECLAQTKSDNPEDQTDSVCRPRHFSQNGGSQYDFTDSPSWCYLVGKSNKKDKLTFKMSGGIHRSRVKDMGSQSKLEDSQCLKKNQSSWEQMEATKAIFDLLKAISGNSILLNIFDAILKPVMPILKKKVKSFLNKMNPTDAQMASYIDNLCDKQWPEGSPEVTSPKPHRSSQEKNETKDRAQHLINARYSNYLILKKTDMETVFKLFQDCEENKKLVYMLLSFLLRELLPGEDALNVSARTLQKVNTN
- the si:rp71-46j2.7 gene encoding uncharacterized protein si:rp71-46j2.7 isoform X2; this encodes MYLWRFSIAMILGLVWYFSDCGQVVAQIVLCLLFWPSTPNFFIKTGRESGTQTYDVAEDNSFQETLKHEHLGCGVTDTTSTKAKTSQETQFPHVKRSLQQVFECAYAQLVLPWYCVPEPCDSQLLHRVLWREFDQVIDQVISRGKDFDVCSASVGCIRILTQHLHSAKQSDREPLFSSRGEEVEVLRVFSEALVRNLFPQSLWGLPVSHCALNEIVALKVLDLLVQWLSDPDNLNQLVVSQLDGVTPKSSVEELCESNSDGASPAALESQTSDATLEETENAQTGDGKSKKKANKLKEGWSKILDKMKSKKDKRKKMKKKEQVLVVRAKSIQDCPSKESEGSSRECSIQSQQDPDSEDGDLESYMTSVQEEMMEFKLSYEMWRVGHWAVSVPHMERENEEMCFTVHLEERDNPENLHWDVKKTQTDIIHFRNLWQDSANLPSLSVLEASTESNSEDCREAKTSLKVFLQELVSDALMGHTQPVFQFLCPLDKLLSEEEHVGGVWGLLSGLAYFLSPGQEEDEDKHNTLQRGTKSDDSNTTENADSTATEKLNENIGDTRDGSLSEPSPIECCRGKVMVPVEKSDCLVNAGKTEDKKEESENPVTSHLKMINKELSRSEECLAQTKSDNPEDQTDSVCRPRHFSQNGGSQYDFTDSPSWCYLVGKSNKKDKLTFKMSGGIHRSRVKDMGSQSKLEDSQCLKKNQSSWEQMEATKAIFDLLKAISGNSILLNIFDAILKPVMPILKKKVKSFLNKMNPTDAQMASYIDNLCDKQWPEGSPEVTSPKPHRSSQEKNETKDRAQHLINARYSNYLILKKTDMETVFKLFQDCEENKKLVYMLLSFLLRELLPGEDALNVSARTLQKVNTN